Proteins encoded by one window of Manis pentadactyla isolate mManPen7 chromosome X, mManPen7.hap1, whole genome shotgun sequence:
- the LOC130681838 gene encoding melanoma-associated antigen 10-like, whose product MPSTQSDGGSGSTVEEGLGTPQVSPVARSITSIMINDKTAQLVAFLLLKYLAVESTTTVEMLEVLGLDHEDQFPVIFSCVSECLQLAFGIDVKEVDPSDHSYILVTAPGLTYRGQLSYEQSLPKSGLLLFLLTLIFMEGGSVPEGKVWQMLIVVGIFQRREHFIFGNPRELITQVWVKEQYLEYQQVPDCDPARFHLLWGARAHMETDAVEVLEFMAKVKDSTANACLPLYEEAVRDQEGPGQASIAAADDAVVVAGASSSGTSPGFCPE is encoded by the coding sequence ATGCCATCCACACAATCTGATGGTGGCTCCGGCAGCACAGTGGAGGAGGGTCTGGGCACTCCACAGGTCTCTCCAGTAGCCAGATCCATTACCAGTATCATGATTAACGACAAGACAGCTCAGCTGGTGGCCTTCCTGCTCCTCAAGTACCTTGCCGTGGAGTCGACCACGACGGTGGAGATGCTGGAAGTGCTGGGCCTGGATCACGAGGACCAGTTCCCTGTGATCTTCAGCTGCGTCTCCGAGTGCTTGCAGCTGGCCTTTGGCATCGACGTGAAGGAAGTGGATCCCAGCGACCACTCCTACATCCTGGTCACAGCCCCGGGCCTCACCTACCGCGGGCAGCTGAGCTATGAGCAGAGCCTGCCCAAAAGCGGCCTCCTGCTGTTTCTCCTGACCTTAATCTTCATGGAGGGTGGCTCAGTCCCTGAGGGAAAGGTGTGGCAAATGCTGATTGTCGTGGGGATATTTCAAAGGAGGGAGCACTTCATCTTCGGGAACCCCAGGGAGCTCATCACCCAGGTCTGGGTGAAGGAGCAGTACCTGGAGTACCAGCAGGTGCCCGACTGCGATCCCGCTCGCTTCCACCTGCTCTGGGGCGCCAGGGCGCACATGGAGACCGACGCGGTGGAAGTGCTGGAGTTTATGGCCAAGGTCAAAGATAGCACCGCTAATGCCTGTCTTCCCTTGTATGAGGAGGCTGTGAGAGATCAGGAAGGGCCAGGCCAGGCTAGCATTGCTGCCGCAGACGATGCTGTCGTCGTGGCCGGTGCAAGTTCTAGTGGAACGTCCCCTGGCTTCTGCCCTGAGTGA
- the LOC118913353 gene encoding melanoma-associated antigen 10-like, producing MPPHPRKRRRYMLEEGLPALTETQGLVGAQDPGATEEGPECACPSPTASASVPSTQSDGGSGSTVEEGLGTSQVPPEGRSVTSIVINDKTAQLVAFLLLKYLAVESTTTVEMLEVLGLDHEDQFPVIFSCVSECLQLAFGIDVKEVDPSDHSYILVTAPGLTYRGQLSYEQSLPKSGLLLFLLTLIFMEGGSVPEGKVWQMLIVVGIFQRREHFIFGNPRELITQVWVKGQYLEYQQVPDSDPTRFHLLWGRRAHMETDAVEVLEFMAKVKDSTANACLPLYEEAVRDQEGPGQASIAAADDPAAVAGASSSGTSPGFCPE from the exons ATGCCTCCTCATCCCAGGAAGCGACGGCGCTACATGCTCGAGGAAGGCCTTCCGGCCCTAACGGAGACCCAGGGCCTCGTGGGTGCACAGGACCCTGGGGCGACAGAAGAG GGCCCTGAGtgtgcctgcccctcccccactgcctctGCCTCCGTGCCATCCACACAATCCGATGGTGGCTCCGGCAGCACAGTGGAGGAGGGTCTGGGCACTTCACAGGTCCCTCCAGAAGGCAGATCCGTTACCAGTATCGTGATTAACGACAAGACAGCTCAGCTGGTGGCCTTCCTGCTCCTCAAGTACCTTGCCGTGGAGTCGACCACGACGGTGGAGATGCTGGAAGTGCTGGGCCTGGATCACGAGGACCAGTTCCCTGTGATCTTCAGCTGCGTCTCCGAGTGCTTGCAGCTGGCCTTTGGCATCGACGTGAAGGAAGTGGATCCCAGCGACCACTCCTACATCCTGGTCACAGCCCCGGGCCTCACCTACCGCGGGCAGCTGAGCTATGAGCAGAGCCTGCCCAAAAGCGGCCTCCTGCTGTTTCTCCTGACCTTAATCTTCATGGAGGGTGGCTCAGTCCCTGAGGGAAAGGTGTGGCAAATGCTGATTGTCGTGGGGATATTTCAAAGGAGGGAGCACTTCATCTTCGGGAACCCCAGGGAGCTCATCACCCAGGTCTGGGTGAAGGGGCAGTACCTGGAGTACCAGCAGGTGCCCGACAGTGATCCCACTCGCTTCCACCTGCTCTGGGGCCGCAGGGCGCACATGGAGACCGACGCGGTGGAAGTGCTGGAGTTTATGGCCAAGGTCAAAGATAGCACCGCTAATGCCTGTCTTCCCTTGTATGAGGAGGCTGTGAGAGATCAGGAAGGGCCAGGCCAGGCTAGCATTGCTGCCGCAGATGATCCTGCCGCCGTGGCCGGTGCAAGTTCTAGTGGAACGTCCCCTGGCTTCTGCCCTGAGTGA